TGTATCTAacttgtgttctgttttcaggTAGTGTGTGACGAGAACGGCTCCAAAGGCTACGGCTTTGTTCACTTCGAGACCCAGGAAGCGGCCAATCGCGCCATCGAGACCATGAACGGGATGCTGCTGAACGACAGGAAAGTGTGCGTGTCCTGAGCAGGGGGTGGTGACGCTGAGGTGGCGTGTAGATGCCTAAATAATGTTGTGCTCTGAGTTCTCTGGTTCTTGATGAGGGATAAGAGCGAACTTACAAATGCACCCAAAGTGCCACTGATCCTGCTCAGCTGCAGAAATCACCTGTACAGGAGAAGCCTGGTTAGCTAATGCACAGGAAATCTCAGAACTGTATCCTTTACAAATCTAATACTGATACAGTATGCTGCTACTGATGTTGCTATTCATCAGACAGTGGAAGATCTGAGAATGCAGACCACGGGCTCAGACGTGTTTATTCGCTGAACTGTAAATCGCGCTGCTCTCTTTGCAGTTAACGCTTTGTTTTTGCTCAGCCTAGAGACAGGTAGACAGGTGGAATCTGGCATATCAGAGCCAGTGTCCTCTTCCCTGGGAAAAATTCAGATGGCTACCCTTAGGTTAGTGAAATGGTCTGTTGgcagatatatttatttttaatttttcccccGAATAAgaattatgtacatttttataaaacttCTTTTTCTGTACAGCAGCTGAGTGCTGCTGTATTCCTTAGCATCAGTTGCCCAGTTTTATTAGCCTTTACCAGTGCTGTTTCTCCTTGTCCATAAGTTGCATTCTAAAGCAGAAGTTCTGTATCTTAGCTAATGGAGAAATTGGCAACCTTAATAAACATCAAATGTCAGATAAAGAAAGCATGCATCAAAGTAGTTCTGTGGgacaaaaatgtttaacataGAGCATGGAAAGTATTTTGACAGAGTGTACTTTTGAGGTCATGTCCAGAGCGTTCTGTTTTGACTATCTGAACTGTAATCGATTGTTATAATGATTATAGATGGATGCATAGATTCTGTTGGATGACACCCCTCTGTTGGCATGCATAAGGCCGCTCTCAGCTGTTGGCTTGGTTTGTGAGTGAGCAGAGCTGCCTCTTggtttccatctctctcctcctcattaTCGGCGTTGATGTACAGTTTTGTTGGCCACTTCAAATCTCGAAAGGATCGAGAGGCTGAGTTCGGAGCCAAGGCCATGGAGTTCACCAACGTCTACATCAAGAACTTCAGCGAGGACGTTGATGATGAGAAGCTGAAGGAGGTCTTCTCTGAGTTTGGTGAGTGTCTATGGAGGAGTATGTGAGGTTCCTACATTCATCGGTACTTGTGGTTTTGACAGTTAAGAATGGCATCTGTGGTGGACGTTTTGATAAACGATTGACTGTTAACTGCAGGGTGTGATGTTTAGTGTTTGGTTAGCTGCTTGGTCTATTTTGGTGAACAGTTGGAGTGAAATGCTGAAGGTGATCTGGGCCTTGTTCTCTGTGTTCCCCCAGGCAGGACCCTGAGCGTAAGGGTTATGGTGGACGAGAGGGGACGCTCCCGCGGGTTTGGCTTTGTGAACTATGAGAACCACGAGGATGCGCAGAAGGTGAGCAGTGATCcacctggggggtgggggagggtgttGGCGTATGGCAGGTAATGATGACATCTGCGGTGGTTGACATTGGTGCGTTTGGTgatctgcatttgtgtgtgtgtgtgtgtgtgtgtgtgtgtgtgcgcagtgaTTAACAGTCGTGTTACTTCACATTGAGGTATGTGTGGTGTTTGACTTATGTACTCATTACTGTCGGGTCACGCAGTCATTAACATTCTGTCGGTATAGCGCGGTCACTAATGCTGGTCCTGTTCCTGAAGGCGGTGGAGGTGATGAACGGGAAGGAGCTGAACGGAAGGATCATTTACGTCGGGCGCGCTCAGAAGAGGCTGGAGCGGCAGGGTGAGCTCAAGCGCAAGTTTGAGCAGATCAAACAGGAGCGGCTCCACCGCTACCAGGTACCACTCCACCCTGACTCCGCTCCTCTCTGACTCCACCCCGTCATTGACCCCGCCAATATGGCCTCTGCCTCCAATCACACTCTGCCCACTTCTCCTTGGTGATTAAGTCAGGTGGTAAATTCAGAAGGTGATAAATTCTAAAATATCATGACAGTCATGCTCCGTGCTGCAGTCCAACAGGAACCCAGTCAGTGCTCGAGTGTCTGCGTAATTGTGGgactttgtttttcatattattgTAACATcattaatgtgatgtaactTGGCTGTGgagtaaatgacagtaatgtaatgagtaggtTTGTGTATGGCATGGTTACAGTAGTTCCTCTGGCTTCTGCGCTCTGCTTCTCTGGTGTTAGCAGGGGGTCAATTTATACGTGAAGAACCTGGATGATGGCATAGATGACGAGAGGCTGAGAAAGGAGTTCATCCCGTTTGGCACCATCACCAGCGCCAAGGTAACAGCCCTCGAACACTAgcgaaaatgttttttttaatgttttataaatcGGAGAGAGCTACGCTCAGCAAGCAAACACTGAGTAATTTTTCACCGTGGTGCTGATGGGAAGTGTAGCCTTTTTCAGAAGGAGGTGAGTAGGGGTGGAGGGGCCAGGGGGTGGGCAGGTCCACTGCTGTTCATCGCTGCCTCACTGGACAGGAGGGGGAACAGGGAGTCCTTAGCATTAGCGTTCATTCAGCAGGTGCCCTTACCCTGAGCAACTCGCAATATAATATATAGACAATATAATATAGTAAGTAATTATGAATTATATGTCATATATCTTTAATAATATGTGCAGGTGGCATGTTTATCCCTCTGGCTGAACTGTGACCGCCCCCTCGTGCTGCTGCGCAGGCGCTGtgctgatgtcacttcctgctgtgCGTTTCCTGCAGGTGATGACGGACGGGACCCACAGCAAAGGCTTCGGCTTCGTGTGCTTCTCGTCCCCGGAGGAGGCCACCAAGGCGGTGACGGAGATGAACGGCCGCATCGTGGCCACCAAGCCGCTGTACGTGGCCCTGGCCCAGCGCAAGGAGGAGCGCAAGGCCATTCTCACCAATCAGTACATGCAGAGGCTGGCGAGCGTCCGGGCCATCCCCGGGCCCGTCATGGGCTCCTACCAGCAGGCCTCCGGCTACTTCATGTCCGCCATCCCTCAGGTACGGGCGTGGCAGGGTGTGTAAGGACAGAGAGTTGGCTCCTTTTCTCTATACCGCTAACCCTCGATTCTTGTTTAAAGTGAAACACTATTATTCAGACTATTGAAAATTGTCAAAATTACAATTGTGTCATTATTCTAGTTCTTACAGCTAGTCAGAAAGCAGGTGTAGAGGATGTCTTCTACAGGGAATGGGAGAACCCAGAGCCAGTGAAATGAAAGATTTCTCCCTGTCCCCAGAAACGGAGAGCTGAGGGAAACGCAGGGGAGCGAAATGGATTAGAAACAGGTGAAATGTGTTTTGGCTCTGCTCTCAGTAACGCTGCCTTGAACCCCGCAGCCTCAAAGCCGTTCCTTCTACCCCCCTAACGCGGTGACCCAGTTGCGGGGCCCCCCCCGCATggcagccccgcccccccggcCCCAGGGTGAGTCCGGGGTCCTTTCAGttgggagtggggtggggggagtggggcgGAACCAGCTCGGGTTTTGGGAAGAGCTtatctccccctccctgtctccatggtgaccGCAGGGCCGTACTCCACACAGCTGGTCAGGCCCGCGGTTCCCCGCCGTACCTCCACCCCGATCAGCACCGTCAGGCAGGCCTCCACCCAGGCACCCCGCGTCATCAACAACATGCAGAAGATGGGTGAGCTGTCCCGACCCcgccccagccccgccccttATCCTGCCCATTCCCCAAATAATGCTCTGGTTCTGCAAACTTTGCGTGGTGATGAATGGCTGCAGTTGATTTTGGCAATTTCAGCTTTACCTGTCTCTGTTGCACGCAGGGAGAACTTTTTACAGGTGTTCTGTCCTGCCAGTCCTCATGAAAGGGCTTGGcgaaatttcatttcagaaatttcaGTGGGTAAAGGTAATGTTGATCTTTTTTGgtttaaatgtgtaaactggtttgtgtttgttagATGTAGGATCTCCAGAATTGAGGAGAACTGGCCAGTCTGCCCAGCTCTGCTTGTTGTCTCTGTAGTAATTATCTTTATCTGTATTCACATGGCCCTTCTCATATGAGCAATAAGAAATTTGTATTTCAAGTGCACCTGAATCACATTTGGTCTGAGTTGTACCTTTAAAGTTCGGTTTTTCCGGGAATGACTTCAGAATCTAAGTTCTCCTCCCTGTAACTTTAGCTTTTTGGGGAGAAGCCCTATGTCtctatgtatgtaattttttatCTGAAGTGAAGCCTTATCTTTTTGTCCTGTCAGTCTGAGGTTTTTATGCAGACGGACTGATCTGAGTTTAACCCCGCAAAGCCCGCAGGTGCTTTTCAGGTGTGGTAACACCGTTACCTGCTTCCTGCAGCCAACATCGGCACACAGACGGGAGGAGGGCGGAGTTCCATGGTGGGCCAGGCGGTCAGAGGGGTGAACCAGTACAAGTACTCCACCGGGGTGAGGAACCTGCAGCAGCCGGTCCTCTCCATGCCGTCCCCGGTCCCCATGCCTCAGGTCAGCGGAAACGCAAAGGGACAGGGGGTCCTGCAGGTGCTGG
This portion of the Megalops cyprinoides isolate fMegCyp1 chromosome 7, fMegCyp1.pri, whole genome shotgun sequence genome encodes:
- the LOC118780963 gene encoding embryonic polyadenylate-binding protein A-like isoform X2, whose translation is MNSSGPAYPLASLYVGDLHPDVTEAMLYQKFSPAGPIMSIRVCRDIITRRSLGYAYINFQQPADAECALDTMNYEVIKGRPIRIMWSQRDPGLRKSGVGNIFIKNMDESIDNKALYDTFSAFGNILSCKVVCDENGSKGYGFVHFETQEAANRAIETMNGMLLNDRKVFVGHFKSRKDREAEFGAKAMEFTNVYIKNFSEDVDDEKLKEVFSEFGRTLSVRVMVDERGRSRGFGFVNYENHEDAQKAVEVMNGKELNGRIIYVGRAQKRLERQGELKRKFEQIKQERLHRYQGVNLYVKNLDDGIDDERLRKEFIPFGTITSAKVMTDGTHSKGFGFVCFSSPEEATKAVTEMNGRIVATKPLYVALAQRKEERKAILTNQYMQRLASVRAIPGPVMGSYQQASGYFMSAIPQPQSRSFYPPNAVTQLRGPPRMAAPPPRPQGPYSTQLVRPAVPRRTSTPISTVRQASTQAPRVINNMQKMANIGTQTGGGRSSMVGQAVRGVNQYKYSTGVRNLQQPVLSMPSPVPMPQQVTEPAVLVRGQEPLTTSMLAAAPLMEQKQLLGERLYPLIHALHPTLAGKITGMLLEIDNSELLHMLESPESLHSKVEEAVAVLQAHQAKEMSPKN
- the LOC118780963 gene encoding embryonic polyadenylate-binding protein A-like isoform X1, with the translated sequence MNSSGPAYPLASLYVGDLHPDVTEAMLYQKFSPAGPIMSIRVCRDIITRRSLGYAYINFQQPADAECALDTMNYEVIKGRPIRIMWSQRDPGLRKSGVGNIFIKNMDESIDNKALYDTFSAFGNILSCKVVCDENGSKGYGFVHFETQEAANRAIETMNGMLLNDRKVFVGHFKSRKDREAEFGAKAMEFTNVYIKNFSEDVDDEKLKEVFSEFGRTLSVRVMVDERGRSRGFGFVNYENHEDAQKAVEVMNGKELNGRIIYVGRAQKRLERQGELKRKFEQIKQERLHRYQGVNLYVKNLDDGIDDERLRKEFIPFGTITSAKVMTDGTHSKGFGFVCFSSPEEATKAVTEMNGRIVATKPLYVALAQRKEERKAILTNQYMQRLASVRAIPGPVMGSYQQASGYFMSAIPQVRARSFYPPNAVTQLRGPPRMAAPPPRPQGPYSTQLVRPAVPRRTSTPISTVRQASTQAPRVINNMQKMANIGTQTGGGRSSMVGQAVRGVNQYKYSTGVRNLQQPVLSMPSPVPMPQVTEPAVLVRGQEPLTTSMLAAAPLMEQKQLLGERLYPLIHALHPTLAGKITGMLLEIDNSELLHMLESPESLHSKVEEAVAVLQAHQAKEMSPKN